One part of the Solanum dulcamara chromosome 3, daSolDulc1.2, whole genome shotgun sequence genome encodes these proteins:
- the LOC129882700 gene encoding tyrosine decarboxylase 2 isoform X3 has protein sequence MVRDGELKPMDAEQLREYGHKMVDFIADYYKNIENFPVLSQVQPGYLRKLLPETAPAHSETLQDILEDVQTKILPGVTHWQSPDYFAYFPSNSSVAGFLGEMLSAGINMVGFSWITSPAATELEMIVLDWLAKALKLPDEFLSTGQGGGVIQGTASEAVLVVLLAARDKVLRRVGKDAISKLVVYCSDQTHSSLQKACQIGGIHPENFRVLKADPSWDYALSSDTLSEAVSHDMATGLIPFFFCATIGTTSSTAVDPLLELGKIAKSNSIWFHVDAAYAGSACICPEYRGYMNGVEEADSFNMNAHKWFLTNFDCSALWVKDRSALIQSLSTNPEYLKNKASQGNLVVDYKDWQVPLGRRFRSLKLWMVLRLYGLEKLQAYIRNHIELAKLFEELVAQDKRFEIVTPRKFSLVCFRLLPPPSKEDYANKLNHDLLDSVNSTGKLFISHTFTSNGLCSFFQIDTYYALQ, from the exons AT GGTTAGGGATGGGGAATTGAAGCCGATGGATGCAGAACAACTGAGAGAGTATGGTCACAAGATGGTGGATTTCATTGCTGATTACTACAAAAACATTGAGAACTTCCCTGTTCTCAGTCAAGTCCAG CCTGGTTATCTTCGTAAGCTTTTGCCTGAAACCGCACCTGCTCATTCTGAGACATTGCAAGACATTCTTGAAG ATGttcaaacaaaaatattaccaGGGGTGACCCACTGGCAGAGCCCAGATTACTTTGCATATTTTCCTTCAAATAGTAGTGTGGCTGGATTTTTGGGGGAAATGCTCAGTGCCGGAATTAACATGGTGGGCTTTAGTTGGATAACCTCTCCAGCAGCGACAGAACTCGAAATGATCGTTCTGGATTGGCTTGCTAAAGCACTTAAGTTGCCTGATGAATTCCTTTCAACAG GTCAAGGAGGTGGAGTAATACAGGGAACAGCAAGTGAAGCTGTTCTAGTTGTGCTTTTAGCTGCCCGGGACAAGGTTCTGAGAAGAGTCGGAAAAGATGCAATTAGCAAACTTGTGGTCTATTGTTCTGATCAAACTCATTCTTCTTTACAGAAAGCTTGCCAG ATAGGAGGAATTCATCCTGAGAACTTTCGGGTGCTGAAAGCAGATCCATCCTGGGATTATGCTCTTTCTTCTGATACACTTTCAGAGGCTGTATCACATGACATGGCCACTGGTTTAATACCCTTCTTCTTTTGTGCTACT ATTGGTACAACATCTTCCACTGCTGTGGATCCTTTGCTCGAACTGGGAAAGATTGCCAAG AGTAATAGCATATGGTTTCACGTGGATGCGGCCTATGCTGGAAGTGCATGTATCTGTCCGGAATACCGGGGCTATATGAATGGTGTAGAAGAAGCTGATTCTTTCAATATGAATGCACATAAGTGGTTCCTGACAAACTTTGACTGTTCCGCTCTCTGGGTCAAG GACCGGAGTGCACTCATTCAGTCACTGTCAACAAATCCTGAGTATCTCAAAAACAAA GCCTCTCAAGGAAACTTGGTTGTGGATTACAAAGATTGGCAAGTTCCTCTTGGACGCAGGTTCAG ATCATTGAAGCTGTGGATGGTATTGAGACTCTATGGGCTGGAAAAGCTTCAAGCTTACATAAGAAACCATATAGAACTAGCAAAGCTATTTGAGGAACTTGTTGCTCAAGACAAGAGGTTTGAG ATTGTCACCCCACGGAAGTTCTCATTGGTTTGTTTTCGCCTACTTCCACCCCCGAGTAAGGAAGATTATGCCAACAAATTGAACCATGACTTGCTAGATTCTGTCAACTCAACTGGGAAACTATTTATTTCTCACACG TTTACTTCCAACGGATTATGCAGCTTCTTTCAGATAGATACATACTACGCTTTGCAGTAG
- the LOC129882700 gene encoding tyrosine decarboxylase 2 isoform X1, whose amino-acid sequence MVRDGELKPMDAEQLREYGHKMVDFIADYYKNIENFPVLSQVQPGYLRKLLPETAPAHSETLQDILEDVQTKILPGVTHWQSPDYFAYFPSNSSVAGFLGEMLSAGINMVGFSWITSPAATELEMIVLDWLAKALKLPDEFLSTGQGGGVIQGTASEAVLVVLLAARDKVLRRVGKDAISKLVVYCSDQTHSSLQKACQIGGIHPENFRVLKADPSWDYALSSDTLSEAVSHDMATGLIPFFFCATIGTTSSTAVDPLLELGKIAKSNSIWFHVDAAYAGSACICPEYRGYMNGVEEADSFNMNAHKWFLTNFDCSALWVKDRSALIQSLSTNPEYLKNKASQGNLVVDYKDWQVPLGRRFRSLKLWMVLRLYGLEKLQAYIRNHIELAKLFEELVAQDKRFEIVTPRKFSLVCFRLLPPPSKEDYANKLNHDLLDSVNSTGKLFISHTLLSDRYILRFAVGAPLTEERHIVGAWKVLQDEAATLLSKC is encoded by the exons AT GGTTAGGGATGGGGAATTGAAGCCGATGGATGCAGAACAACTGAGAGAGTATGGTCACAAGATGGTGGATTTCATTGCTGATTACTACAAAAACATTGAGAACTTCCCTGTTCTCAGTCAAGTCCAG CCTGGTTATCTTCGTAAGCTTTTGCCTGAAACCGCACCTGCTCATTCTGAGACATTGCAAGACATTCTTGAAG ATGttcaaacaaaaatattaccaGGGGTGACCCACTGGCAGAGCCCAGATTACTTTGCATATTTTCCTTCAAATAGTAGTGTGGCTGGATTTTTGGGGGAAATGCTCAGTGCCGGAATTAACATGGTGGGCTTTAGTTGGATAACCTCTCCAGCAGCGACAGAACTCGAAATGATCGTTCTGGATTGGCTTGCTAAAGCACTTAAGTTGCCTGATGAATTCCTTTCAACAG GTCAAGGAGGTGGAGTAATACAGGGAACAGCAAGTGAAGCTGTTCTAGTTGTGCTTTTAGCTGCCCGGGACAAGGTTCTGAGAAGAGTCGGAAAAGATGCAATTAGCAAACTTGTGGTCTATTGTTCTGATCAAACTCATTCTTCTTTACAGAAAGCTTGCCAG ATAGGAGGAATTCATCCTGAGAACTTTCGGGTGCTGAAAGCAGATCCATCCTGGGATTATGCTCTTTCTTCTGATACACTTTCAGAGGCTGTATCACATGACATGGCCACTGGTTTAATACCCTTCTTCTTTTGTGCTACT ATTGGTACAACATCTTCCACTGCTGTGGATCCTTTGCTCGAACTGGGAAAGATTGCCAAG AGTAATAGCATATGGTTTCACGTGGATGCGGCCTATGCTGGAAGTGCATGTATCTGTCCGGAATACCGGGGCTATATGAATGGTGTAGAAGAAGCTGATTCTTTCAATATGAATGCACATAAGTGGTTCCTGACAAACTTTGACTGTTCCGCTCTCTGGGTCAAG GACCGGAGTGCACTCATTCAGTCACTGTCAACAAATCCTGAGTATCTCAAAAACAAA GCCTCTCAAGGAAACTTGGTTGTGGATTACAAAGATTGGCAAGTTCCTCTTGGACGCAGGTTCAG ATCATTGAAGCTGTGGATGGTATTGAGACTCTATGGGCTGGAAAAGCTTCAAGCTTACATAAGAAACCATATAGAACTAGCAAAGCTATTTGAGGAACTTGTTGCTCAAGACAAGAGGTTTGAG ATTGTCACCCCACGGAAGTTCTCATTGGTTTGTTTTCGCCTACTTCCACCCCCGAGTAAGGAAGATTATGCCAACAAATTGAACCATGACTTGCTAGATTCTGTCAACTCAACTGGGAAACTATTTATTTCTCACACG CTTCTTTCAGATAGATACATACTACGCTTTGCAGTAGGGGCTCCACTGACAGAAGAGAGGCACATTGTTGGAGCTTGGAAGGTTTTACAAGATGAGGCTGCTACATTGTTAAGTAAATGTTAG
- the LOC129882700 gene encoding tyrosine decarboxylase 2 isoform X2: MDGELKPMDAEQLREYGHKMVDFIADYYKNIENFPVLSQVQPGYLRKLLPETAPAHSETLQDILEDVQTKILPGVTHWQSPDYFAYFPSNSSVAGFLGEMLSAGINMVGFSWITSPAATELEMIVLDWLAKALKLPDEFLSTGQGGGVIQGTASEAVLVVLLAARDKVLRRVGKDAISKLVVYCSDQTHSSLQKACQIGGIHPENFRVLKADPSWDYALSSDTLSEAVSHDMATGLIPFFFCATIGTTSSTAVDPLLELGKIAKSNSIWFHVDAAYAGSACICPEYRGYMNGVEEADSFNMNAHKWFLTNFDCSALWVKDRSALIQSLSTNPEYLKNKASQGNLVVDYKDWQVPLGRRFRSLKLWMVLRLYGLEKLQAYIRNHIELAKLFEELVAQDKRFEIVTPRKFSLVCFRLLPPPSKEDYANKLNHDLLDSVNSTGKLFISHTLLSDRYILRFAVGAPLTEERHIVGAWKVLQDEAATLLSKC, encoded by the exons AT GGATGGGGAATTGAAGCCGATGGATGCAGAACAACTGAGAGAGTATGGTCACAAGATGGTGGATTTCATTGCTGATTACTACAAAAACATTGAGAACTTCCCTGTTCTCAGTCAAGTCCAG CCTGGTTATCTTCGTAAGCTTTTGCCTGAAACCGCACCTGCTCATTCTGAGACATTGCAAGACATTCTTGAAG ATGttcaaacaaaaatattaccaGGGGTGACCCACTGGCAGAGCCCAGATTACTTTGCATATTTTCCTTCAAATAGTAGTGTGGCTGGATTTTTGGGGGAAATGCTCAGTGCCGGAATTAACATGGTGGGCTTTAGTTGGATAACCTCTCCAGCAGCGACAGAACTCGAAATGATCGTTCTGGATTGGCTTGCTAAAGCACTTAAGTTGCCTGATGAATTCCTTTCAACAG GTCAAGGAGGTGGAGTAATACAGGGAACAGCAAGTGAAGCTGTTCTAGTTGTGCTTTTAGCTGCCCGGGACAAGGTTCTGAGAAGAGTCGGAAAAGATGCAATTAGCAAACTTGTGGTCTATTGTTCTGATCAAACTCATTCTTCTTTACAGAAAGCTTGCCAG ATAGGAGGAATTCATCCTGAGAACTTTCGGGTGCTGAAAGCAGATCCATCCTGGGATTATGCTCTTTCTTCTGATACACTTTCAGAGGCTGTATCACATGACATGGCCACTGGTTTAATACCCTTCTTCTTTTGTGCTACT ATTGGTACAACATCTTCCACTGCTGTGGATCCTTTGCTCGAACTGGGAAAGATTGCCAAG AGTAATAGCATATGGTTTCACGTGGATGCGGCCTATGCTGGAAGTGCATGTATCTGTCCGGAATACCGGGGCTATATGAATGGTGTAGAAGAAGCTGATTCTTTCAATATGAATGCACATAAGTGGTTCCTGACAAACTTTGACTGTTCCGCTCTCTGGGTCAAG GACCGGAGTGCACTCATTCAGTCACTGTCAACAAATCCTGAGTATCTCAAAAACAAA GCCTCTCAAGGAAACTTGGTTGTGGATTACAAAGATTGGCAAGTTCCTCTTGGACGCAGGTTCAG ATCATTGAAGCTGTGGATGGTATTGAGACTCTATGGGCTGGAAAAGCTTCAAGCTTACATAAGAAACCATATAGAACTAGCAAAGCTATTTGAGGAACTTGTTGCTCAAGACAAGAGGTTTGAG ATTGTCACCCCACGGAAGTTCTCATTGGTTTGTTTTCGCCTACTTCCACCCCCGAGTAAGGAAGATTATGCCAACAAATTGAACCATGACTTGCTAGATTCTGTCAACTCAACTGGGAAACTATTTATTTCTCACACG CTTCTTTCAGATAGATACATACTACGCTTTGCAGTAGGGGCTCCACTGACAGAAGAGAGGCACATTGTTGGAGCTTGGAAGGTTTTACAAGATGAGGCTGCTACATTGTTAAGTAAATGTTAG
- the LOC129882700 gene encoding phenylacetaldehyde synthase isoform X4, with protein sequence MVRDGELKPMDAEQLREYGHKMVDFIADYYKNIENFPVLSQVQPGYLRKLLPETAPAHSETLQDILEDVQTKILPGVTHWQSPDYFAYFPSNSSVAGFLGEMLSAGINMVGFSWITSPAATELEMIVLDWLAKALKLPDEFLSTGQGGGVIQGTASEAVLVVLLAARDKVLRRVGKDAISKLVVYCSDQTHSSLQKACQIGGIHPENFRVLKADPSWDYALSSDTLSEAVSHDMATGLIPFFFCATIGTTSSTAVDPLLELGKIAKSNSIWFHVDAAYAGSACICPEYRGYMNGVEEADSFNMNAHKWFLTNFDCSALWVKDRSALIQSLSTNPEYLKNKASQGNLVVDYKDWQVPLGRRFRCSLLVYNLVY encoded by the exons AT GGTTAGGGATGGGGAATTGAAGCCGATGGATGCAGAACAACTGAGAGAGTATGGTCACAAGATGGTGGATTTCATTGCTGATTACTACAAAAACATTGAGAACTTCCCTGTTCTCAGTCAAGTCCAG CCTGGTTATCTTCGTAAGCTTTTGCCTGAAACCGCACCTGCTCATTCTGAGACATTGCAAGACATTCTTGAAG ATGttcaaacaaaaatattaccaGGGGTGACCCACTGGCAGAGCCCAGATTACTTTGCATATTTTCCTTCAAATAGTAGTGTGGCTGGATTTTTGGGGGAAATGCTCAGTGCCGGAATTAACATGGTGGGCTTTAGTTGGATAACCTCTCCAGCAGCGACAGAACTCGAAATGATCGTTCTGGATTGGCTTGCTAAAGCACTTAAGTTGCCTGATGAATTCCTTTCAACAG GTCAAGGAGGTGGAGTAATACAGGGAACAGCAAGTGAAGCTGTTCTAGTTGTGCTTTTAGCTGCCCGGGACAAGGTTCTGAGAAGAGTCGGAAAAGATGCAATTAGCAAACTTGTGGTCTATTGTTCTGATCAAACTCATTCTTCTTTACAGAAAGCTTGCCAG ATAGGAGGAATTCATCCTGAGAACTTTCGGGTGCTGAAAGCAGATCCATCCTGGGATTATGCTCTTTCTTCTGATACACTTTCAGAGGCTGTATCACATGACATGGCCACTGGTTTAATACCCTTCTTCTTTTGTGCTACT ATTGGTACAACATCTTCCACTGCTGTGGATCCTTTGCTCGAACTGGGAAAGATTGCCAAG AGTAATAGCATATGGTTTCACGTGGATGCGGCCTATGCTGGAAGTGCATGTATCTGTCCGGAATACCGGGGCTATATGAATGGTGTAGAAGAAGCTGATTCTTTCAATATGAATGCACATAAGTGGTTCCTGACAAACTTTGACTGTTCCGCTCTCTGGGTCAAG GACCGGAGTGCACTCATTCAGTCACTGTCAACAAATCCTGAGTATCTCAAAAACAAA GCCTCTCAAGGAAACTTGGTTGTGGATTACAAAGATTGGCAAGTTCCTCTTGGACGCAGGTTCAG GTGCAGTTTGCTTGTATATAACTTGGTTTATTAA